A single region of the Ictalurus punctatus breed USDA103 chromosome 17, Coco_2.0, whole genome shotgun sequence genome encodes:
- the rhbdd1 gene encoding rhomboid-related protein 4 isoform X1, giving the protein MSNRQRGVPLGLLLLVSQVFRIGTDNIPPATLVTLILNVYLFLFPFKPLLQTCVSVQQAYWGGDWHRLLFSPFHHVDDFHLYFNMASFLWKGVNLERRLGTAWFAYLLSVFSLLTGLVYLLLEAGLTELTDDSSFSMQCAVGFSGVLFGLKVVNNYYNPGGVKYIMGFPVAKRYACWVELVLIHILNPGTSFVGHLSGILVGLLYITGPLRTLMKTCADFASGHGNYGRPRTYYNSSGYSGYGTPYTPTSSPYSRQGLYNLAEPSAFSQHPYTAGLTEQEQYEAAIRASLQDQGRYAHRKPPPGFRTNSEPNIEEIRHRRLQRFNPKM; this is encoded by the exons ATGAGTAACCGACAGCGAGGAGTTCCTCTCGGCCTGCTGTTGCTGGTGTCTCAGGTGTTCCGGATTGGCACGGACAACATCCCTCCTGCTACACTAGTGACGCTCATCCTCAACGTCTACCTCTTCCTGTTTCCTTTCAAGCCCCTCTTACAG acCTGTGTGAGCGTACAGCAGGCATACTGGGGTGGAGACTGGCATCGTCTCCTGTTCTCCCCTTTTCACCACGTCGATGATTTTCACCTCTACTTCAACATGGCCTCCTTCCTCTGGAAAGGCGTGAACCTGGAGCGCAGGCTCGGCACCGCCTGGTTCGCCTACCTCCTGTCCGTCTTCTCTCTGCTTACCGGATTGGTCTATCTGCTTCTGGAGGCGGGGCTAACGGAACTCACGGACGATTCCTCCTTTAGCATGCAGTGCGCTGTAGGGTTCTCGG GTGTTCTCTTCGGGCTGAAAGTTGTGAACAATTATTATAACCCGGGCGGGGTCAAATACATCATGGGGTTTCCTGTGGCCAAACGCTACGCCTGCTGGGTGGAGCTAGTCCTCATACACATCCTGAACCCAGG gactTCGTTTGTTGGGCACCTGTCTGGTATTTTGGTGGGGCTTCTCTACATTACTGGTCCCCTCAGAACACTTATGAAAACATGTGCag ATTTTGCAAGTGGTCATGGAAACTACGGCAGGCCTCGCACGTACTATAACTCTTCAG GTTATAGTGGATATGGAACGCCCTACACACCGACCAGCTCCCCGTACTCCAGGCAGGGTCTCTACAACCTAGCTGAGCCATCGGCATTCTCTCAGCACCCTTATACAGCTGGTCTAACGGAGCAGGAGCAGTACGAGGCAGCCATCAGGGCCAGCCTGCAAGACCAAG GACGGTATGCTCACCGCAAACCACCTCCTGGGTTCAGAACCAACTCTGAGCCCAACATCGAGGAAATACGTCATCGCCGACTTCAGAGGTTTAACCCAAAGATgtaa
- the rhbdd1 gene encoding rhomboid-related protein 4 isoform X2 yields the protein MSNRQRGVPLGLLLLVSQVFRIGTDNIPPATLVTLILNVYLFLFPFKPLLQTCVSVQQAYWGGDWHRLLFSPFHHVDDFHLYFNMASFLWKGVNLERRLGTAWFAYLLSVFSLLTGLVYLLLEAGLTELTDDSSFSMQCAVGFSGVLFGLKVVNNYYNPGGVKYIMGFPVAKRYACWVELVLIHILNPGTSFVGHLSGILVGLLYITGPLRTLMKTCADFASGHGNYGRPRTYYNSSGYSGYGTPYTPTSSPYSRQGLYNLAEPSAFSQHPYTAGLTEQEQYEAAIRASLQDQGHMED from the exons ATGAGTAACCGACAGCGAGGAGTTCCTCTCGGCCTGCTGTTGCTGGTGTCTCAGGTGTTCCGGATTGGCACGGACAACATCCCTCCTGCTACACTAGTGACGCTCATCCTCAACGTCTACCTCTTCCTGTTTCCTTTCAAGCCCCTCTTACAG acCTGTGTGAGCGTACAGCAGGCATACTGGGGTGGAGACTGGCATCGTCTCCTGTTCTCCCCTTTTCACCACGTCGATGATTTTCACCTCTACTTCAACATGGCCTCCTTCCTCTGGAAAGGCGTGAACCTGGAGCGCAGGCTCGGCACCGCCTGGTTCGCCTACCTCCTGTCCGTCTTCTCTCTGCTTACCGGATTGGTCTATCTGCTTCTGGAGGCGGGGCTAACGGAACTCACGGACGATTCCTCCTTTAGCATGCAGTGCGCTGTAGGGTTCTCGG GTGTTCTCTTCGGGCTGAAAGTTGTGAACAATTATTATAACCCGGGCGGGGTCAAATACATCATGGGGTTTCCTGTGGCCAAACGCTACGCCTGCTGGGTGGAGCTAGTCCTCATACACATCCTGAACCCAGG gactTCGTTTGTTGGGCACCTGTCTGGTATTTTGGTGGGGCTTCTCTACATTACTGGTCCCCTCAGAACACTTATGAAAACATGTGCag ATTTTGCAAGTGGTCATGGAAACTACGGCAGGCCTCGCACGTACTATAACTCTTCAG GTTATAGTGGATATGGAACGCCCTACACACCGACCAGCTCCCCGTACTCCAGGCAGGGTCTCTACAACCTAGCTGAGCCATCGGCATTCTCTCAGCACCCTTATACAGCTGGTCTAACGGAGCAGGAGCAGTACGAGGCAGCCATCAGGGCCAGCCTGCAAGACCAAG GCCACATGGAGGACTGA